The segment CAATGAACTGTTTTAGGGATTATTTATGTTGGTCTGTTCTCCTGCAAGTGATTAAAAATAGGCTGCATGTAACTCATTCTCGCAGTGGTTTCTGAAAGGTGTCATATTTAAATGGCCTCTCCTTTTAAATTAACTAATAGTTGAAAACTGgaagtaaaattttatttttgctctttAATCAAATAGATTACTTGGGTTCAATGTCTGATCTGCATCTTGTCTTAGAAGAGATATTGGACTGCTAAGCTTTTTCTGCATCCCTTATTGGCATACTAGTTCCACGTCAACCTCATTTCATAGCTTCTCGTTGTGATCATATTTCTTGGTTAGAAATATAGCTTACAAAAAATTTGCTTGTGCTTGACTTTTAATCAAACTTTTCATCCTTAATTATAGGAAAGGTGCACCGACAACTCCTTTGATTACCATTGCAATGACAAGGCTAGTAGCTGGGGTGTTAGAGAAGAATAACTTGCCTCCTGcaatttttacttctttttgtgGTGGTGCTGATATTGGTCAAGCAGTAGCAAAAGATACACGAATTCCTCTGGTTTCTTTCACTGGCAGTTCAAAGGTGTTTAATTGTTTCATTAGAAAATATTGATTGTTCATCATCTGTACTGAAAGAGAGACTCTTCTGTTCATGGTCAAATTATTTGCCCTGTTTTATCTATAGGCTACTCTCCTCATTCATTATATTCTAAGGCTGCCTAATATATTGGTCTTATTTCTTTAGTCTTGCTATAATTATCCACTGCATGTATTCAATGatgaattttgatttatattgttTCTGCCCATGCTGAATAAttactgttttttgtttttttactgagAATTTGGTTTATCCAATCAATTATTTTTCCTGCATATTCTCTAATTTCTTATACAGCTGTTTGAATTTTGTCTTGGTTCATATAGATTTTTCCGAGAACATGTACAAATCCCCTCTTATAGAAGGggaaattttaataattatcttaTCATGCATATTTCTAACACACAAATACTAATTCTACAGGTGGGTCTAATGGTCCAACAGATAGTTAATCAGAGATTTGGTAAATGCTTGCTTGAGTTAAGTGGGAATAATGCTATAATAGTCATGGATGATGCTAACATCCAGCTAGCTGTTCGTTCTGTTATGTTTGCTGCTGTTGGGACAGCTGGTCAGCGTTGCACAACATGCCGCAGGCTGGTATCTAAAATCtgacttttctttgaaaatcCATGTATGGAATGACAGCCAAAATCACTCTTACCGAACAATTTTCTTGCTCATGTTGAAGCTTCTACATGAGAACATATATCAGAGAGTACTTGATCAACTACTTGATGTGTACAAGCAAGTTAAAATTGGGGATCCATTGGAAAAAGGCACCTTGCTCGGGCCACTGCATACTTctgaatcaagaaagagctttGAAAAGGGAATAGAGATAATTAAGTCCCAggcatgttgtttttttcacttatcTACTGTGGTTGTCCAGCTGTTCCAATATTTCAAACATAAACATTCCTTTTTAcctttttccttttatgttcCAAGTTCTCTTGGTTGAAAAATACTGGATATgcacaacaaattaagaaaaaaaaaagttaacttgCTCACTTTCATTTTGCAGGGAGGTAAGATCATAACAGGCGGTTCTGTGATTGAATCTGAGGGGAATTTTGTGCAGCCCACAATAGTTGAGATTTCTCCAAATGCAGACGTTGTTAAAGAAGAGTTATTTGCTCCTGTTCTTTACGTTATGAAATTTCAGGTACCTTCTTCATCCATCTCTTTTCTTtggtgaggtttttttttttcttttatttaactgATTTTCTTTCGTTGGTGAGCTGTGAAGTACATAAgactaatttttctttcttttccccctTTTGATAACCAATCACTACAGTTATTCCTGTAGTTATTTATATATGTGGTGTTTGCTAAATGATTAAGTTGCATTAGTTCATTTGTTGGGTTTGATTTCTGAAAGCTGAACCCTTTCTGCAGACTTTACAAGAAGCAATTGAAATAAACAATTCAGTTCCTCAAGGATTAAGTAGTTCTATTTTCACCCGCCAACCTGGAGTTATCTTCAAGTGGATTGGGTGAGTTTTTTCATAGCGATGTTTGTAGAgtgaattatgtttttcaatgccTCTTGTCATACTAAAAAAATCCTTAGATGTGAGTTATTTGATCATAAGTTTTGGATCCaagtaaaattattttgctCTTGAAGTGTTTTCACTTCCAAGCAATTTCTGAAGATTGTTTAGATTCCCATCCATCTTAATTCTCGACATGATAATCTTTACAAGAAATGACATCttcattgatatttatttaatttcctgTATGCAACTGagttctttaaaacaattgtgTTCTATTCCTCTTTTGTTGCTTAGCTAAGAAATCTTTCACCTGGTTACCGAATGCAGGCCTCAAGGAAGTGATTGTGGTATTGTGAATGTAAATATACCAACAAATGGTGCTGAAATTGGTGGTGCTTTTGGTGGAGAAAAGGCTACAGGGGGTGGCCGTGAAGCAGGAAGTGATTCTTGGAAGCAATACATGAGACGCTCAACTTGGTAAATCTCAGAACCATTAACCTTACTTCGATTTCTCTGCTGTGTGCTCGAATCGAATTCTAGCCTTTTTCATGTCGGGAAAACCACATGGAACCCttatttctcaacaaaaaataaaaatagcaaataaataaaacctccAATAAAATCGCTGctgatcttttattttaatcatttgacAGTACGATCAATTATGGCAATGAGTTACCACTGGCACAAGGAATCAATTTTGGGTAGACACGCATCCAGGTCCAGCATTTCCACTTGTCTAGTAAAGCAAAATTTCCTGTAGTATTCTTTCTTCTTACACTGTAAGAGCCATGTCATATTGCCATTTAGGTTGATTCTGTGCTTCTTGTGCACAGGTTTAAGAGCTGTTCTCCTCCCCTCTGGGTCTGTCATCATTTGCTGGCCTGAAATGTTCTAGCAGAGCATTGGTGAAAGACCTTCCTGTTTACAAACAGCCGTTCTCTGGATTAATGATATTTACCgacaacccaaaataaaaaagttggctctcaaagaataaagaaaattgaTGTTTCATTATAGCCATTCCTTGGTTGTAATTGTATAATACAATTTATACTTTCTCTGGACAGCTTGAATTAATGTTCTGTACAGTTAAGGTCTGCATTTCTATAATAATTCTCAATCTCCTTGTGCTTTacgattaaaatatttattacctCGTACCTTGCATGATTGGAATGGAATAAACCTTGTGAAAATGGGAGATTTATAGTTCAAAAATTGCATTATAGGCGAGATTCTTCACTTATTTGGTTGGTCTGGGGACTTCTTTATCAACAACCAAAGGTCCAAAAGTGAGAGAGAGGAAACGAGAGAAGTTGTTAAAGAGCGAAAGAGATATAACATCCAGGGATGAAATGGGGTCAAAAGAATGATTTGCAGAAGCAGATGATCATTGCAATGGGGAACGTATTCAAGTACAGATAACAAGTCCACAGGGGCGGGCTACCTAGGTCATAATCGACtgcaaaactaaaaatatcctCGAAATCAATGTTGGGCATGTTCCATCTCTGCTTAGCTTCAACTCCGACTCAAAGCGTAGATCTTCAGATCCCCGAGGGTACTTTGTCGGAGAAACCTTGACCGGATAATTATGAAAGAGATTTGGAAGACGGGCACGCTCATGAGTTTGTGTTGAAAAGCGAAGTTGCATTGAGTGTCGAAAACTCATTTCACCGTTGGGTCGAGCATGGTGACTTCATCCTCCATCAAAGTGCGCAGAGTTACCAACCATGGAAGAGCTTCATCGAGTGCCTCCGCCTGAATACCGAACGGAAAATCCACCGAGGTATGACTTTACAAGGACATACAAATGTAAAACCCGTCGTCACTTCTCAAACAGTTGTCCCCATTGCCTCCTGGAATCCTACATTTTTATCTGGATTACCAAGACCATGAACATCCTCGTTAATTCTATCATCATGCCACTCTAATATAATTTTCAACCCAATGGATTACCAAAGTTGTTTCAAAAATCTATtatgttcttaaatatttcatttcaatatttttttaacttttttaaaacaacttgaatgaaaaaaaatcttttctttctaaaacatatactaaaatgatattaaaaagtCTAGAAAAATCGGaccttgaaaaataattatatttataattataacagtAACTAAAAGACATAGCTTGTGAATTCAATATCTACCACtgtataaaacattttttattgaaaaaaaaatctttgggtcctttaatttttctttcaattacatcctttactattaaattaattaaaaattatacttcataattttttttataaagaatcatagtctcaaaaaaaaataatgtaaggtAGAGAATATTGGATTCACAACCTCTTTTAGCTATTgttgaaaaattttattattcaacattgaattaattgaaaactaaacttcataatttatttcaatttattttttatataattatcacggctttaaaaaattatttcagtaAACAATGTGTTGTAAGGTAGTGAATAGTGGATTCACAACCTCtagttattgttaaaaaaaaagttccaacATGCTGTGGTCCTAGATATTGTGGAAAACAAAttctgattatattttttacaaaaggtTAAAAAgagggattgaaattgaaagtgaagagaattgatgattctttttctaaaataaaagaatgtgtCAGAGctttttgatataaattttgccttaaagatttttttcaatatttttggtccttttagtttgacaattatatgttttagtctaaaattttattttgttcacatATCACTCCATGattttgagagatgagagagagatggtcatcaaaaaataatagaggAGAGACAAAAAGATTGGCAGGTTTGAttccattgataaaaaaaaaaacaaatttagtgtTAAAGTGTTTCtctcgataaaaaaaatatcattaaggtGTGTTTGAACTTTACAAAACTAAAAGAGGTTGTGAATTCATTGTTCATTAGAAATTCTTTCAATCTTCTTTCTATGAGGATATcatagtcttaaaaaaaaatatcccaacATTGAATTAATacttgattttatataaaaaaatcattttattgttaaaaaaattaaaaataagaggatcaaaattgaaaagtagcagccgttttaaaaaaaaaaaacaattgtgatgTATGTgcttttttgataattttttccttttaaattttttttttcaactttttttcgtTCATATTGAAGAGAAGAGCTATATATATCTAGGTGTTTTTGAGCTTCTATGATGACGAAAAAAGTGGATCAAGATTGAGAGAAATTTTTTCTAGAttgattttgcaattttaaactGATATGGGagttttttgagtttataaattagtttacttatattataagattgttttttaagtatttttggataaaaatagtttaaaatttgctttttatagtcCAAAAAACACCGATTGATTTTTTAGTTACCTCTCCgatgattgaaaattagacgtgtaaataatttgttgtctatttttttatataaaaaaaaaacaaattaattagatGATATGTCATctatctattttgaaaaaaaaaaaaaactcaaacacaTAGGCATAAATACTTATGTGGACGTGAGACGTCATTTTTGCCTTTACATTATCATACTGGATTGCAATTATTTCCTGtatgaataataatattattgtctTGCTTAGAAGTGAATGGAGATCTGCTTAGTTGTCTTCTACCTCATTCATGCAGCTGTCTTCTTCTACCCTTTGTTTAGAAATGGAGTAATATGTTGCTTAACTCTTTGCTTTATACAAATCTGATCTGGGAATAGTA is part of the Populus nigra chromosome 8, ddPopNigr1.1, whole genome shotgun sequence genome and harbors:
- the LOC133700426 gene encoding aldehyde dehydrogenase family 7 member B4-like encodes the protein MGFARKEYEFLSEIGLSSRNLGCYVDGTWKANGPVVTSVNPANNQAIAEVVEGSIEDYEEGMRACSEAAKIWMQVPAPKRGEIVRQIGDALRTKLQQLGRLVSLEMGKILPEGIGEVQEIIDMCDFSVGLSRQLNGSVIPSERPNHAMLEMWNPLGIVGVITAFNFPCAVLGWNACIALVCGNCVVWKGAPTTPLITIAMTRLVAGVLEKNNLPPAIFTSFCGGADIGQAVAKDTRIPLVSFTGSSKVGLMVQQIVNQRFGKCLLELSGNNAIIVMDDANIQLAVRSVMFAAVGTAGQRCTTCRRLLLHENIYQRVLDQLLDVYKQVKIGDPLEKGTLLGPLHTSESRKSFEKGIEIIKSQACKIITGGSVIESEGNFVQPTIVEISPNADVVKEELFAPVLYVMKFQTLQEAIEINNSVPQGLSSSIFTRQPGVIFKWIGPQGSDCGIVNVNIPTNGAEIGGAFGGEKATGGGREAGSDSWKQYMRRSTCTINYGNELPLAQGINFG